The following are from one region of the Leptospira harrisiae genome:
- a CDS encoding enoyl-CoA hydratase/isomerase family protein, which yields MNYKREVIDIPNGKGEIIRFQMNDQNSLTGQNMRDLGEILNEIKADNSKRGVILTTDNPKFFCNGLDAENLLSTSRDKLIDEVGGIVILFGELVKFDKPLITEVTGHAMGGGAVITVASDFKYMLDGKGRIGFTEVNVGLPLPGSFIDRIKMCVDPRYWAEVCLEGTTYKGAEAKKIGLIDEIAPTPEEIRKIALKKLETLSKVPQAAYRATKNTLNGVLIANLEQYKKDTIKSFEQPGVVDNLLEAMTALKEKRRPVFK from the coding sequence ATGAATTACAAACGTGAAGTCATCGACATTCCCAATGGTAAAGGCGAAATCATTCGCTTTCAAATGAACGACCAAAACTCATTGACTGGGCAAAACATGCGAGATCTAGGTGAGATTTTAAATGAGATCAAAGCAGACAATTCTAAACGAGGTGTGATCTTAACCACAGATAATCCGAAGTTTTTTTGCAATGGACTCGATGCCGAAAATTTACTTTCTACCAGTCGTGACAAACTCATAGATGAGGTTGGCGGAATTGTAATTCTTTTTGGTGAGTTAGTTAAATTTGATAAACCACTTATCACGGAAGTGACTGGTCATGCCATGGGCGGAGGAGCGGTCATCACTGTTGCTTCTGATTTTAAATATATGTTAGATGGAAAAGGTAGAATTGGCTTTACCGAAGTGAATGTTGGCCTACCACTTCCTGGAAGTTTTATCGACCGTATCAAAATGTGTGTCGATCCAAGATATTGGGCAGAAGTATGTTTAGAAGGAACAACTTACAAAGGTGCAGAAGCTAAAAAAATTGGTCTCATCGATGAGATTGCACCGACGCCAGAAGAGATTCGTAAAATTGCCTTAAAGAAACTTGAAACACTTTCGAAGGTTCCGCAAGCAGCATATCGAGCGACTAAAAATACATTGAATGGCGTGCTGATTGCTAACTTAGAACAATATAAAAAAGATACAATTAAATCCTTTGAACAACCAGGTGTTGTTGATAATTTACTCGAAGCAATGACCGCTCTTAAGGAAAAACGTAGACCCGTTTTTAAATAA
- a CDS encoding response regulator, producing the protein MHFIMAIENDPNSAQDLENIFLGLRQRVVITKFSQTVQEYVKSSNPDIILMGLSFKDKKELEFVLELRRDVITHNIPILAMIPKEDTNFIANHKVLGFTDYMVKPLMKQPLLDRIHSHVEEYKFSESSKTRDNMSFVVVDRGHGRVLFQCRANLKRYVFPEFKKIFTPNFLKSIHAERICFDVRVVPELGKEEVEVFERVMKLFSNHEKVVFIAGRHMGAFIEHAADDDKMLVFMAPNEFDEYVKMEEQKKEELRKKEKKDKFAKDSGKESPQTPPTSLGDVKIEIPLGGATLPETTEEPIISETPNDTPPGAGTVEESPQS; encoded by the coding sequence ATGCATTTCATCATGGCCATTGAAAACGATCCAAACTCAGCGCAAGATTTGGAAAACATCTTCCTTGGTTTACGCCAACGAGTTGTCATAACAAAATTTTCGCAAACAGTTCAAGAATATGTAAAATCTTCCAATCCTGATATTATATTAATGGGTTTGTCTTTTAAGGACAAAAAGGAATTAGAATTTGTCTTGGAACTTCGTCGAGATGTAATCACTCACAACATTCCAATATTGGCAATGATTCCAAAAGAAGATACCAACTTCATTGCAAATCATAAAGTTCTAGGTTTTACAGATTATATGGTAAAACCGTTAATGAAACAACCATTGCTTGATCGTATTCATTCACATGTTGAGGAATATAAGTTTAGTGAATCTTCAAAAACAAGAGACAATATGTCCTTTGTAGTTGTGGATCGTGGCCATGGTCGTGTGTTGTTTCAATGTCGTGCCAATCTCAAACGATATGTATTTCCTGAATTCAAAAAAATATTCACTCCCAATTTTTTAAAATCCATTCATGCGGAACGTATTTGTTTTGACGTTCGAGTGGTTCCCGAACTAGGCAAAGAAGAAGTAGAAGTATTCGAACGTGTGATGAAACTTTTTTCAAATCATGAAAAAGTTGTGTTTATTGCTGGCCGTCACATGGGAGCATTTATTGAACATGCAGCTGATGATGATAAAATGTTAGTGTTTATGGCTCCAAACGAATTCGATGAATACGTTAAGATGGAAGAACAGAAAAAAGAAGAACTTCGCAAAAAAGAAAAAAAGGATAAATTTGCAAAAGACAGTGGCAAAGAAAGCCCTCAAACACCTCCAACTTCTTTAGGTGATGTAAAAATTGAAATACCATTAGGCGGAGCAACTCTTCCTGAGACAACTGAGGAGCCTATTATTTCTGAAACACCTAACGATACACCGCCTGGTGCTGGTACAGTCGAAGAATCCCCTCAATCATAA
- a CDS encoding EAL domain-containing protein, with the protein MKNQLLTGPYYFGMKDLDVFKKHFIQENQGKPLFLIRFENITGIELTDFLDLLRTDFYSCLDLEDISFGFHYIEKQNILIMGISPLFEWDIERFPNIENSVGKFQQQCLQNKILSFHFGVSRTQSNFISDSDEIYKELYKSSEKNLNDNLVRWSWTYYNKANTYISGSVHEAMIQPTVIFNPKEKTYAVKGGEVFLGGGAYIGYKDLINDIPADQDLNRIELLILEKLIIACEGAPGLLKFNISPQSLIDTFSHMDRVDRLKKLIQNKDLLPENIRFELVEKPYDDSHFPLKDVCHAFYSHGMSFAADDFGVKSQSHQIVLDLGIMIKEFKLDPISFKFKIEEDQIKFLDNLAFIDYCKRLADNREAVITAEAVEDYDTLRFLMEHQIYQFQANILFGKMTVSDYKRDFEILHSIHEDVVKEVLTDKILSEKQKKVGNLFRVASEEGLI; encoded by the coding sequence TTGAAAAATCAACTTTTAACAGGTCCCTATTATTTTGGTATGAAGGACTTGGATGTGTTCAAAAAACATTTTATTCAAGAGAACCAAGGGAAACCACTTTTCCTCATTCGTTTTGAAAACATTACAGGGATCGAACTAACAGATTTTTTGGATTTACTCCGAACTGATTTTTACTCCTGTTTGGATTTAGAAGACATTAGTTTTGGATTTCATTATATAGAAAAACAAAACATTTTAATTATGGGAATCTCGCCTCTTTTCGAATGGGACATTGAACGATTTCCTAATATAGAAAATTCAGTTGGTAAATTCCAACAACAATGTTTACAAAATAAAATCTTATCCTTCCATTTTGGTGTATCAAGAACCCAATCTAATTTTATTTCAGATAGTGATGAAATTTATAAAGAACTCTATAAATCTTCAGAAAAAAACCTAAATGATAACCTAGTACGTTGGAGTTGGACTTACTATAACAAAGCAAATACGTATATCTCTGGATCCGTTCATGAAGCAATGATCCAACCAACTGTCATATTTAATCCTAAAGAAAAAACTTATGCTGTGAAGGGAGGCGAAGTATTCCTAGGTGGTGGAGCCTATATTGGGTATAAAGATTTAATCAATGATATTCCTGCTGACCAAGATTTAAATCGTATTGAACTTTTGATTTTAGAAAAGCTGATCATTGCATGCGAAGGAGCACCTGGTTTATTAAAATTCAATATCTCCCCTCAATCTTTAATTGATACTTTTTCACATATGGATCGAGTAGACCGGCTCAAAAAACTTATACAAAACAAAGACCTACTGCCTGAAAATATAAGATTTGAACTCGTTGAAAAACCATACGATGATTCTCACTTTCCATTAAAAGATGTATGCCATGCATTTTATTCCCACGGAATGAGTTTTGCGGCTGATGACTTTGGTGTAAAAAGTCAGTCCCATCAAATTGTTTTGGATCTAGGAATTATGATCAAAGAGTTTAAATTGGATCCCATTAGTTTTAAATTTAAAATAGAAGAAGACCAAATTAAATTTTTGGACAACTTAGCTTTTATTGATTATTGTAAACGTCTTGCAGACAATAGGGAAGCCGTCATCACTGCGGAAGCTGTGGAAGATTATGATACTTTACGATTTCTTATGGAACACCAAATCTATCAGTTCCAAGCAAATATTTTATTTGGAAAAATGACAGTCTCAGATTATAAAAGAGATTTTGAGATTCTACACTCGATTCATGAAGACGTAGTCAAAGAAGTATTGACAGATAAAATTTTGTCAGAAAAACAAAAGAAAGTCGGAAATTTGTTTCGAGTTGCATCGGAAGAGGGTTTAATTTAA
- a CDS encoding GlsB/YeaQ/YmgE family stress response membrane protein: MFSFIWFLLIGLAAGWLAGRILRGKGFGLIANLVIGVVGSFLGGIVFGLLGFRSYGLIAELIVAVVGAILLIFIAGMIKKR; this comes from the coding sequence ATGTTTAGTTTTATTTGGTTTTTACTGATTGGTCTTGCGGCAGGTTGGCTTGCTGGTCGTATTTTGCGTGGGAAAGGATTTGGACTCATTGCCAATTTGGTAATTGGTGTAGTGGGATCCTTTTTGGGAGGAATTGTATTTGGGTTATTAGGTTTTCGTTCTTATGGTCTAATTGCAGAACTCATCGTGGCAGTAGTCGGTGCGATTTTACTTATCTTCATTGCAGGGATGATCAAAAAAAGATAA
- a CDS encoding YebC/PmpR family DNA-binding transcriptional regulator has product MSGHSKWATIRRKKGAIDAKRGAIFTRIAKEISVAAKEGGGDQEGNPRLRLAVTKAKAANMPKDNIERAIKKGTGGLEGMVYEECLYECYALGGVAIMVDVLTDKKSRTTPEIKSILTKLGGSLANAGAVSRLFERKGQITLKADQISEEALFDLALGAGAEDIQVNDGMYTVITAPAEYEAVQSALSTKGLNMEESEIKYIPMTTVEVNDKETAEKVMKLIDNLEANDDVQGVSSNFELGEGVELD; this is encoded by the coding sequence ATGTCAGGACACTCGAAATGGGCGACGATTCGAAGAAAAAAAGGGGCCATTGACGCCAAAAGAGGCGCCATCTTTACTAGGATTGCCAAAGAAATTTCCGTAGCTGCCAAAGAAGGTGGTGGAGACCAAGAAGGCAACCCAAGACTTCGTCTAGCAGTCACAAAAGCCAAAGCTGCCAACATGCCAAAAGACAATATCGAGCGGGCTATCAAAAAGGGAACGGGCGGTTTGGAAGGTATGGTGTATGAAGAGTGCCTGTACGAATGTTACGCACTGGGTGGAGTTGCCATTATGGTGGACGTCCTCACTGATAAAAAATCACGTACTACTCCCGAAATTAAAAGCATTCTAACCAAACTTGGTGGATCCCTTGCCAATGCTGGTGCCGTTTCCCGTCTTTTTGAAAGAAAAGGACAAATCACCCTAAAGGCGGATCAAATATCGGAAGAAGCTCTCTTTGATCTAGCACTTGGTGCCGGTGCCGAAGACATCCAAGTCAATGACGGAATGTATACCGTAATCACTGCTCCTGCTGAATATGAAGCGGTTCAATCGGCTCTTTCCACCAAGGGTTTGAATATGGAAGAGTCTGAAATTAAATACATTCCCATGACCACAGTAGAAGTGAACGACAAAGAAACGGCAGAAAAGGTCATGAAGTTAATTGATAACCTAGAAGCCAATGATGATGTGCAAGGTGTGAGCTCCAACTTCGAGTTAGGTGAAGGAGTGGAACTCGACTAA
- a CDS encoding acyl-CoA dehydrogenase family protein, translating into MIDFSITDEQKALRDLAKDFAKNEMIPKAEHHDHTGEYPKEILKKAFDVGLMNMHIPVEYGGSGLGVLDELIASEELFYGCSGMATAILANNLALAPVLLGADDYVMKKFIQPMTENFTLAAYAVTEPGAGSDVAGIRTTAKRVGDEYIINGSKMWITNAGHADWFFVLAKTDPNAGHKGMTGFIVDAKSPGIIVGKKEKNMGQRCSDTRGVTFEDVKVPKENMIGKEGEGFKIAMGAFDQTRPAVAIGAVGVARSALDHSIRYANTRNAFGKPISVNQGVSFMIAEMARDIEAGRLLCWQSAWLIDNGFRNTYQASIAKVFCADMAMRVTTDAVQIFGGYGFNEEYPVEKLMRDAKIFQIYEGTSQIQRVIISKFLNDGVGIETPNA; encoded by the coding sequence ATGATTGATTTTTCTATCACCGATGAACAAAAAGCCCTCCGCGATTTAGCTAAAGATTTCGCCAAAAATGAAATGATTCCCAAGGCGGAACACCATGACCACACAGGTGAATACCCAAAGGAAATTTTAAAGAAAGCTTTTGATGTAGGCCTTATGAATATGCATATCCCCGTGGAATACGGTGGGTCTGGCCTTGGTGTTTTGGATGAATTGATTGCTTCGGAAGAGTTATTTTACGGCTGTTCGGGAATGGCAACTGCCATCCTAGCTAACAACTTAGCACTCGCTCCAGTATTGTTAGGTGCAGATGATTATGTAATGAAAAAATTCATCCAACCAATGACTGAAAATTTCACATTGGCTGCTTATGCAGTAACGGAGCCAGGTGCTGGTTCTGATGTCGCTGGAATTCGAACTACGGCAAAAAGAGTAGGTGACGAATACATCATCAACGGATCTAAAATGTGGATCACTAACGCAGGTCATGCGGATTGGTTTTTTGTTTTAGCAAAAACAGATCCAAATGCTGGCCACAAAGGGATGACAGGATTCATCGTCGATGCCAAATCTCCAGGAATCATTGTTGGTAAAAAAGAAAAAAATATGGGACAACGTTGTTCCGACACTCGCGGTGTTACTTTTGAAGATGTAAAAGTTCCCAAAGAAAACATGATCGGAAAAGAAGGGGAAGGATTCAAAATTGCGATGGGTGCTTTTGACCAAACTCGTCCTGCGGTGGCAATTGGCGCAGTGGGTGTCGCTCGTTCTGCGCTTGACCATTCCATTCGCTATGCAAACACTCGTAATGCGTTTGGAAAACCAATTTCAGTAAATCAAGGTGTTAGTTTTATGATCGCTGAAATGGCTCGTGATATTGAAGCAGGAAGACTTCTTTGCTGGCAATCGGCTTGGCTTATTGATAACGGATTTAGAAACACATACCAAGCATCCATTGCAAAAGTATTTTGTGCTGATATGGCAATGCGTGTCACAACAGATGCAGTCCAAATCTTCGGTGGATACGGATTCAATGAAGAATACCCAGTAGAAAAATTAATGCGTGATGCAAAAATTTTCCAAATCTACGAAGGAACTTCACAAATCCAACGTGTGATCATTTCCAAATTTCTCAATGATGGTGTTGGGATCGAAACTCCTAACGCATAA
- a CDS encoding anthranilate synthase component II yields the protein MFLLIDNYDSFTYILYQYLNQITPTTVMRHDEDLPVDLYEKYKAVVLSPGPGLPKSSGKLFPHLQSFYQSLPVLGICLGHQALAEVVGAKLEQTRDIFHGRPSEIVHNGEGVFKNIPNGFLANRYHSWAVSKVSLPSELEVTAETKDGVIMGIRHRKWNKVFGVQFHPESILTEHGETLLRNFYEEVIA from the coding sequence ATGTTCCTTCTTATCGACAACTACGATTCATTCACCTATATTCTGTACCAATACCTGAACCAAATCACACCGACAACTGTAATGCGCCACGATGAAGACCTACCGGTTGATTTGTATGAAAAATACAAGGCCGTAGTATTGTCTCCGGGACCTGGCCTTCCCAAATCTTCTGGTAAACTTTTTCCTCACTTACAATCATTTTACCAATCATTACCTGTTCTCGGTATTTGCCTTGGCCACCAAGCATTGGCAGAAGTCGTCGGAGCCAAACTCGAACAAACGAGAGACATATTCCATGGACGTCCATCCGAGATTGTTCATAATGGCGAAGGTGTCTTTAAAAACATTCCCAATGGATTTTTGGCAAACCGATACCATTCCTGGGCCGTTTCGAAAGTTTCTTTGCCAAGTGAATTGGAAGTGACAGCCGAAACAAAGGATGGAGTCATAATGGGAATTCGTCACAGAAAATGGAATAAAGTCTTTGGGGTTCAGTTTCATCCAGAATCCATTCTCACTGAACATGGGGAAACCTTACTCCGTAACTTCTATGAGGAAGTTATCGCATGA
- a CDS encoding ABC transporter ATP-binding protein, protein MKYFLRLLSYSVYYRERFVLGLVFALLTAVLNGISLTALIPLFDSLGGDKNNRFHLDLTLPEKTILVQEVLLGDDSLDGLERIKRIIISAKLQINEFTEDMEPKEVVWAVCIAVFPLYLLKLGTYLLSVYCIATAGYKAVRDVRQELFQKVQRLPLTYFYKEKTGLIMSRVINDAEIVAAVISSNLRDAVINFFYVVTHLMILIYLNSELLLLACLTIPVVILPVTLFTRKISSSTARFQEKLADLNSHIQEFISGIKVIRTFRQEKQDLKKFDNINYKVYRRTFKGQFYLQMAPSLVELTSSIVVLGYFAMGAKFIYSGKFTQGEFMAFLLTLLFLLRPLTQLSQMVGKITQANSAGKRIFEIIDRDPEVVEHGDETVLEKIETGIQFDDIHFSYPGTNQEVLKGINLDIKLGETYAFVGTSGSGKSTMMDLIPRFFDPTAGKILIDGIDIRNYSLNSLRKKIGIVTQEIFLFHGTVADNIAYGTGAATRKEVVRAARLANAHDFITNMEKGYDTVIGVRGLDLSGGQRQRLVIARALLRNAEIMILDEATSALDAESERLVSRALERLFKNRTTFIIAHRLSTVRRVKNIVVIEEGEIKEQGDHDSLLSQNGIYKKLYDSQFAEAEIQI, encoded by the coding sequence ATGAAATATTTTTTAAGACTATTGTCCTATTCAGTGTATTACCGGGAACGATTTGTTTTGGGCCTCGTGTTTGCACTTTTGACAGCAGTTTTAAATGGGATTTCTCTCACCGCATTGATTCCCCTTTTTGATTCGTTAGGTGGAGACAAAAACAATCGGTTCCATTTGGATTTGACACTTCCTGAGAAAACGATTCTCGTCCAAGAAGTTCTTTTGGGTGATGATAGTTTGGATGGTTTGGAACGAATCAAACGTATTATCATTTCAGCAAAACTTCAAATTAATGAATTCACTGAAGATATGGAACCTAAGGAAGTGGTTTGGGCAGTTTGTATTGCAGTTTTTCCACTTTATCTCTTAAAATTGGGAACATATCTTTTATCTGTTTATTGTATAGCAACTGCCGGTTATAAGGCTGTAAGAGATGTCCGTCAGGAATTATTTCAAAAAGTCCAGAGATTACCACTTACCTATTTTTATAAAGAAAAAACCGGACTGATTATGAGTCGGGTCATCAATGATGCAGAGATAGTGGCCGCTGTTATTTCGAGTAACCTACGTGATGCGGTCATCAACTTTTTTTACGTAGTGACTCACTTAATGATTCTGATTTATTTAAATTCCGAATTATTACTCTTAGCTTGTCTTACAATTCCCGTAGTGATTTTGCCTGTAACCTTGTTTACACGGAAAATTTCCTCTTCCACTGCAAGGTTCCAAGAAAAACTTGCAGACCTAAATAGCCATATCCAAGAATTCATTTCTGGAATTAAGGTCATCCGTACATTTCGACAAGAAAAACAGGACCTTAAAAAGTTTGATAACATCAACTACAAAGTATATAGAAGGACTTTCAAAGGGCAATTCTACTTACAAATGGCACCAAGCCTTGTGGAACTTACATCCTCCATTGTGGTGCTTGGTTACTTTGCAATGGGTGCCAAATTCATATATTCAGGTAAGTTTACACAAGGGGAATTTATGGCCTTCCTCCTTACCTTGTTATTTTTACTTCGACCTCTCACTCAACTTTCGCAAATGGTGGGAAAAATCACACAAGCCAATTCTGCTGGAAAACGCATTTTTGAAATCATCGATCGTGATCCCGAAGTTGTTGAACATGGAGATGAGACTGTCCTTGAAAAGATAGAGACGGGAATTCAGTTTGACGACATTCATTTTTCTTATCCAGGAACCAACCAAGAAGTTTTAAAAGGAATCAACTTAGATATCAAACTGGGTGAAACCTATGCCTTTGTTGGAACTAGTGGTTCAGGCAAATCGACTATGATGGATTTGATTCCTCGATTTTTTGATCCAACAGCTGGCAAAATTTTAATCGATGGAATTGACATTCGGAACTATTCTCTCAACTCCCTTCGTAAAAAAATAGGAATTGTCACTCAGGAAATTTTCCTCTTTCACGGAACAGTAGCAGATAACATTGCTTACGGGACTGGAGCTGCTACCAGGAAAGAAGTGGTTCGTGCCGCTCGTCTTGCCAACGCCCATGATTTTATTACCAATATGGAAAAAGGTTATGATACCGTCATTGGGGTTCGTGGGTTAGATCTCAGTGGGGGACAAAGGCAAAGGTTGGTCATCGCACGTGCCTTGTTACGGAATGCAGAAATTATGATTTTAGATGAGGCAACAAGTGCCCTCGATGCTGAATCCGAAAGGTTGGTCAGTCGAGCCTTAGAACGCCTTTTTAAAAATAGAACCACCTTCATCATCGCTCACCGTCTTTCCACAGTGCGTCGTGTAAAAAATATCGTGGTGATTGAAGAAGGGGAAATCAAAGAACAAGGTGATCACGATTCTTTACTTTCCCAAAACGGAATTTATAAAAAGTTATATGACAGTCAATTTGCGGAAGCGGAGATCCAAATATGA
- a CDS encoding response regulator, which produces MKRVLIVDDNDRYANNLKSYFDSKNIPSDRAMDAKEGLALFTKNPNYDMIVSDVTMETQTSGLWMMRQIYKAGYKGILVIASTGFDVIGVMPFSSLFLPWFCGLHWMIPKVPLKQGTVEWVPTALCRGKSNPF; this is translated from the coding sequence ATGAAAAGAGTTTTAATTGTTGATGATAATGATCGTTATGCGAACAATTTAAAATCATATTTTGACTCTAAAAATATTCCGTCTGATCGGGCAATGGATGCCAAAGAAGGATTAGCCCTTTTTACCAAAAATCCAAACTACGATATGATTGTTTCTGATGTAACAATGGAAACCCAAACCTCAGGGCTTTGGATGATGCGTCAAATCTACAAAGCTGGTTATAAAGGTATCCTTGTGATTGCTTCCACTGGATTCGACGTAATTGGAGTCATGCCGTTTTCTTCTTTGTTTTTACCTTGGTTTTGTGGGCTTCATTGGATGATCCCCAAAGTCCCACTCAAACAAGGAACGGTGGAATGGGTCCCCACCGCACTATGCAGAGGAAAATCTAATCCTTTCTAG
- a CDS encoding HEAT repeat domain-containing protein: protein MFQKGQDIIWKSSLWVVYVLLISCSSSKPYQLTDVSPKYKEYQGSDLDPHKAKDVIIPVTNNRKYDDFIQEAHKTIALLEFGENVALRADSKKTVGEPVTKEMQAAAYLEEDLPQIVSKLPGLLQTNQDLIDSTPNDFDGPSIGQVSYELGNILDSLKQFNSKAIGIQNAIRHLRSDSGNYSQGKDVTEAETKPIAEDPIIKTNESELTKTVKKLVTKKEETGSKISIKRLNRKTKVTGKVKATEQINELVKKEEEEVLSDEEKKDREYTEQIRNGLVQVFQWEYYRKPQKLEKILSSHPIPRVRSAAALALGRMKAGRVSLQNAIDKDGYQVRPAAYKALSDLGDRRSLSYFIAGTKAEDPEVIAVSYEGLGKTRDPAGREMILTTGLASEFVVIVSGSLRGLAYHKLDADVEVFDKFLKSNDQEIKEAALEALAIHGSRESLRILEKVVAEEPNLALLAVDEISKNPSLSATFALIRLNESQTDEKLNKRIGESLLRRKAFGKYAIILVQDDYLRAEPNERSRPVSYIKNKEIGLILSETKKEFAVRIGEDILTDKYIQVKMESTLPGARGAFVSGWVFYPKLDIIEVKQLGSDGNSGKYSNLKKGKHNNLFNPIEEIKVPRKD from the coding sequence ATGTTTCAAAAGGGTCAAGACATAATTTGGAAGAGCAGTTTATGGGTGGTCTATGTTCTACTCATCAGTTGTTCAAGTTCGAAGCCCTACCAGTTAACAGATGTTTCACCCAAGTATAAAGAATACCAAGGTAGTGATTTAGATCCTCATAAAGCTAAGGATGTCATCATTCCAGTAACCAATAATCGAAAGTATGATGATTTTATCCAAGAGGCACACAAGACGATAGCGCTATTAGAGTTTGGAGAAAATGTTGCCCTTCGTGCCGACAGCAAAAAAACAGTGGGTGAACCTGTAACCAAAGAGATGCAGGCTGCTGCTTATTTGGAAGAAGACCTTCCTCAAATTGTATCCAAACTTCCAGGACTTTTGCAAACCAACCAAGACCTAATTGATAGCACTCCGAATGATTTTGATGGGCCATCAATTGGTCAAGTCAGTTATGAATTAGGCAATATTTTAGATTCTTTAAAACAATTTAATTCCAAAGCCATTGGAATTCAAAATGCAATTCGACATTTACGATCAGACTCAGGAAATTATAGCCAAGGAAAAGATGTAACTGAAGCAGAAACAAAACCGATTGCAGAAGATCCTATAATCAAAACGAATGAGTCGGAATTAACTAAAACTGTCAAAAAGCTAGTTACGAAAAAAGAAGAAACTGGTTCTAAAATTTCGATCAAACGACTTAATCGCAAAACAAAAGTTACAGGAAAAGTAAAAGCTACTGAACAAATTAATGAACTTGTCAAAAAAGAAGAGGAAGAAGTTCTCTCTGATGAAGAAAAAAAAGACAGAGAATATACTGAACAAATTCGCAACGGCCTCGTTCAGGTATTCCAATGGGAATACTATCGAAAACCTCAGAAATTAGAAAAGATATTATCCTCACATCCAATCCCTCGTGTTCGGTCCGCTGCCGCACTTGCACTGGGACGTATGAAAGCTGGTCGCGTCAGTTTACAAAATGCCATCGATAAGGACGGATACCAAGTTAGGCCTGCCGCATACAAAGCACTTTCTGATTTGGGAGACAGAAGATCTTTATCCTATTTTATTGCAGGAACCAAAGCAGAAGACCCAGAAGTCATAGCTGTGAGTTACGAAGGTCTCGGAAAAACGAGAGATCCCGCGGGTAGAGAAATGATTCTCACAACTGGACTTGCTTCTGAATTTGTTGTAATTGTTTCAGGTTCCCTTCGTGGACTCGCCTATCACAAATTAGATGCCGATGTAGAGGTATTTGATAAGTTTTTAAAATCCAATGATCAAGAAATCAAAGAAGCGGCACTAGAAGCTCTTGCAATTCATGGTAGTCGTGAAAGTCTACGAATTTTGGAAAAAGTTGTAGCAGAAGAACCCAATCTTGCTCTTTTGGCTGTTGATGAAATTAGCAAAAACCCATCCCTATCTGCGACTTTTGCTCTCATTCGATTGAATGAATCCCAGACCGATGAAAAATTAAACAAACGAATAGGAGAATCATTACTTCGCCGCAAAGCTTTTGGTAAATACGCCATCATATTAGTCCAAGATGACTATCTCCGTGCAGAACCAAACGAACGTTCTAGACCAGTATCGTATATCAAAAACAAAGAAATTGGACTAATCCTTTCCGAAACCAAAAAGGAATTTGCAGTTCGGATTGGTGAGGACATTCTTACGGACAAATACATCCAAGTGAAAATGGAATCCACTCTACCTGGTGCTCGAGGAGCATTTGTGTCTGGTTGGGTATTCTATCCTAAACTGGATATCATTGAAGTGAAACAATTAGGAAGCGATGGAAACTCTGGAAAATATTCCAATTTGAAAAAAGGAAAACATAACAATCTCTTCAATCCGATTGAAGAGATTAAAGTTCCTAGAAAGGATTAG